A window from Felis catus isolate Fca126 chromosome B1, F.catus_Fca126_mat1.0, whole genome shotgun sequence encodes these proteins:
- the MRPS18C gene encoding 28S ribosomal protein S18c, mitochondrial isoform X1, giving the protein MAALVAVCSDLGRKKLAYFIKPALCLRDPKTHAVLWRSCSQYTQVASNEDLPIPMENPYKEPLKKCILCGKRVDYKNVQLLSQFISPFTGCIYGRHITGLCGKKQKEITKAIKRAQIMGFMPVTYKDPAYLKDPKVCNIKYRE; this is encoded by the exons ATGGCGGCGCTGGTTGCTGTTTGCAGTGATCTAGGGAGGAAAAAGTTGGCGTACTTCATAAAGCCAGCTCTCTGCCTCAGAGATCCTAAGACTCACGCGG TGCTGTGGAGAAGCTGTTCACAATATACGCAGGTAGCCAGCAATGAGGACCTG CCCATTCCAATGGAAAATCCTTATAAGGAGcctcttaaaaaatgtattttgtgtgGAAAACGTGTAGATTATAAGAATGTACAG cTTTTGTCCCAGTTTATATCTCCATTTACTGGATGCATTTATGGAAGGCACATAACAg GTCTTtgtgggaagaaacagaaagaaatcacaaaagcaATTAAGAGAGCTCAAATAATGG ggTTTATGCCAGTTACATACAAGGATCCTGCATATCTCAAAGACCCTAAAGTTTGTAACATCAAGTATCGGGAGTAA
- the MRPS18C gene encoding 28S ribosomal protein S18c, mitochondrial isoform X2 — protein MAALVAVCSDLGRKKLAYFIKPALCLRDPKTHAVLWRSCSQYTQVASNEDLLLSQFISPFTGCIYGRHITGLCGKKQKEITKAIKRAQIMGFMPVTYKDPAYLKDPKVCNIKYRE, from the exons ATGGCGGCGCTGGTTGCTGTTTGCAGTGATCTAGGGAGGAAAAAGTTGGCGTACTTCATAAAGCCAGCTCTCTGCCTCAGAGATCCTAAGACTCACGCGG TGCTGTGGAGAAGCTGTTCACAATATACGCAGGTAGCCAGCAATGAGGACCTG cTTTTGTCCCAGTTTATATCTCCATTTACTGGATGCATTTATGGAAGGCACATAACAg GTCTTtgtgggaagaaacagaaagaaatcacaaaagcaATTAAGAGAGCTCAAATAATGG ggTTTATGCCAGTTACATACAAGGATCCTGCATATCTCAAAGACCCTAAAGTTTGTAACATCAAGTATCGGGAGTAA